The following proteins are co-located in the Neomonachus schauinslandi chromosome 8, ASM220157v2, whole genome shotgun sequence genome:
- the PLA2G7 gene encoding platelet-activating factor acetylhydrolase isoform X1, translating into MLPSKLHALFCLCSCLALVHPIDWQDLNPVAHIRSSAWANKIQALMAFASVGQSKIPKGNGSYSVGCTDLMFDYTEKGTFLRLYYPSQEDDHHSDTLWIPNKEYFFGLSKYLGTHWLMGKILSLFFGSMTTPADWNSPLRTGEKYPLIVFSHGLGAFRTIYSAIGIDLASYGFIVAAVEHRDGSASATYYFKDQSAAEIGNKSWLYLQSLKSEEEEMPLRNEQGCLEDEVQKRAKECSQALDLILDIDRGRPVKNVLDLEFDLEQLKDSIDRNKIAVIGHSFGGATVIQTLSEDQRFRCGIALDAWMLPLDDEIYPRIPQPLFFVNSERFQYPSNIKKMEKCYSPGKERKMITIRGSVHQNFADFTFATGKIVGYIFTLKGDIDSNVALDLSNRASLAFLQKHLGLQKDFDQWDSLIEGEDDNLIPGTNINTTSQHVTLQNSTGTEQ; encoded by the exons ATGTTGCCATCCAAACTGCATGCGCTTTTCTGCCTCTGCAGCTGCCTCGCCCTGGTCCATCCTATTGACTGGCAAGACCTAAATCCTGTTGCCCATATTAGATCATCAG cATGGGCCAATAAGATACAAGCTCTGATGGCTTTTGCAAGCGTTGGCCAATCTAAAATTCCCAAAGGAAATGGATCTTATTCTGTCGGTTGTACAGACTTGATGTTTGATTACACTGAGAAG GGCACCTTCTTGCGTTTGTATTATCCATCCCAAGAGGATGACCACCACTCTGACACCCTTTGGATCccaaacaaagaatatttttttggtCTTAGTAAATATCTTGGAACACACTGGCTTATGGGCAAAATATTGAGCttattttttg GTTCAATGACAACTCCCGCAGACTGGAATTCCCCTCTGAGGACTGGTGAAAAATATCCACTAATTGTTTTTTCTCATGGTCTTGGAGCATTCCG GACAATTTATTCTGCTATTGGCATTGATCTGGCATCGTATGGGTTCATAGTTGCTGCTGTAGAACACAG AGATGGATCCGCCTCTGCGACTTACTATTTCAAAGACCAGTCTGCTGCAGAAATAGGGAACAAGTCTTGGCTCTATCTTCAAAGCCTCaaatcagaggaggaggagatgccCTTACGAAATGAGCAG GGGTGTCTGGAAGATGAG GTACAGAAAAGAGCAAAGGAGTGTTCCCAAGCTCTCGATTTGATTCTGGACATTGATCGTGGAAGGCCAGTGAAGAATGTATTAGATTTAGAGTTTGATTTGGAGCAACTGAAG GACTCTATCGACAGGAATAAGATAGCAGTAATTGGACACTCTTTTGGCGGAGCCACAGTGATTCAGACTCTTAGTGAAGACCAGAGATTCAG GTGCGGGATTGCCCTGGATGCTTGGATGCTTCCGCTGGATGATGAGATATATCCCAGAATTCCTCAGCCCCTCTTTTTTGTCAACTCAGAACGGTTCCAGTATCCTTCTAAtatcaaaaaaatggaaaaatgctaCTCAcctggcaaagaaagaaaaatgattacaATCAG GGGTTCAGTCCATCAGAATTTTGCTGATTTCACTTTTGCCACTGGCAAAATAGTTGGATACATATTCACCTTAAAAGGAGATATAGATTCAAATGTAGCACTTGATCTTAGCAACAGAGCTTCATTAGCATTTTTACAAAAGCATTTAG GACTGCAGAAAGATTTTGATCAGTGGGATTCTTTGATTGAAGGAGAAGATGATAATCTTATTCCAGGGACCAACATTAACACAACCAGCCAACATGTCACTCTACAGAACTCTACAGGAACAGAGCAGTAG
- the PLA2G7 gene encoding platelet-activating factor acetylhydrolase isoform X2 yields MLPSKLHALFCLCSCLALVHPIDWQDLNPVAHIRSSAWANKIQALMAFASVGQSKIPKGNGSYSVGCTDLMFDYTEKGTFLRLYYPSQEDDHHSDTLWIPNKEYFFGLSKYLGTHWLMGKILSLFFGSMTTPADWNSPLRTGEKYPLIVFSHGLGAFRTIYSAIGIDLASYGFIVAAVEHRDGSASATYYFKDQSAAEIGNKSWLYLQSLKSEEEEMPLRNEQVQKRAKECSQALDLILDIDRGRPVKNVLDLEFDLEQLKDSIDRNKIAVIGHSFGGATVIQTLSEDQRFRCGIALDAWMLPLDDEIYPRIPQPLFFVNSERFQYPSNIKKMEKCYSPGKERKMITIRGSVHQNFADFTFATGKIVGYIFTLKGDIDSNVALDLSNRASLAFLQKHLGLQKDFDQWDSLIEGEDDNLIPGTNINTTSQHVTLQNSTGTEQ; encoded by the exons ATGTTGCCATCCAAACTGCATGCGCTTTTCTGCCTCTGCAGCTGCCTCGCCCTGGTCCATCCTATTGACTGGCAAGACCTAAATCCTGTTGCCCATATTAGATCATCAG cATGGGCCAATAAGATACAAGCTCTGATGGCTTTTGCAAGCGTTGGCCAATCTAAAATTCCCAAAGGAAATGGATCTTATTCTGTCGGTTGTACAGACTTGATGTTTGATTACACTGAGAAG GGCACCTTCTTGCGTTTGTATTATCCATCCCAAGAGGATGACCACCACTCTGACACCCTTTGGATCccaaacaaagaatatttttttggtCTTAGTAAATATCTTGGAACACACTGGCTTATGGGCAAAATATTGAGCttattttttg GTTCAATGACAACTCCCGCAGACTGGAATTCCCCTCTGAGGACTGGTGAAAAATATCCACTAATTGTTTTTTCTCATGGTCTTGGAGCATTCCG GACAATTTATTCTGCTATTGGCATTGATCTGGCATCGTATGGGTTCATAGTTGCTGCTGTAGAACACAG AGATGGATCCGCCTCTGCGACTTACTATTTCAAAGACCAGTCTGCTGCAGAAATAGGGAACAAGTCTTGGCTCTATCTTCAAAGCCTCaaatcagaggaggaggagatgccCTTACGAAATGAGCAG GTACAGAAAAGAGCAAAGGAGTGTTCCCAAGCTCTCGATTTGATTCTGGACATTGATCGTGGAAGGCCAGTGAAGAATGTATTAGATTTAGAGTTTGATTTGGAGCAACTGAAG GACTCTATCGACAGGAATAAGATAGCAGTAATTGGACACTCTTTTGGCGGAGCCACAGTGATTCAGACTCTTAGTGAAGACCAGAGATTCAG GTGCGGGATTGCCCTGGATGCTTGGATGCTTCCGCTGGATGATGAGATATATCCCAGAATTCCTCAGCCCCTCTTTTTTGTCAACTCAGAACGGTTCCAGTATCCTTCTAAtatcaaaaaaatggaaaaatgctaCTCAcctggcaaagaaagaaaaatgattacaATCAG GGGTTCAGTCCATCAGAATTTTGCTGATTTCACTTTTGCCACTGGCAAAATAGTTGGATACATATTCACCTTAAAAGGAGATATAGATTCAAATGTAGCACTTGATCTTAGCAACAGAGCTTCATTAGCATTTTTACAAAAGCATTTAG GACTGCAGAAAGATTTTGATCAGTGGGATTCTTTGATTGAAGGAGAAGATGATAATCTTATTCCAGGGACCAACATTAACACAACCAGCCAACATGTCACTCTACAGAACTCTACAGGAACAGAGCAGTAG